The Bos javanicus breed banteng chromosome 18, ARS-OSU_banteng_1.0, whole genome shotgun sequence genome has a segment encoding these proteins:
- the RPS11 gene encoding small ribosomal subunit protein uS17, whose protein sequence is MADIQTERAYQKQPTIFQNKKRVLLGETGKEKLPRYYKNIGLGFKTPKEAIEGTYIDKKCPFTGNVSIRGRILSGVVTKMKMQRTIVIRRDYLHYIRKYNRFEKRHKNMSVHLSPCFRDVQIGDIVTVGECRPLSKTVRFNVLKVTKAAGTKKQFQKF, encoded by the exons ATGGCGGACATTCAG ACAGAACGTGCGTACCAAAAGCAACCGaccatctttcaaaataaaaagagggTCCTGCTTGGAGAAACTGGCAAAGAAAAGCTCCCTCGATACTACAAGAACATTGGTCTGGGCTTCAAGACTCCAAAGGAG GCCATCGAGGGCACCTACATTGACAAGAAATGCCCTTTTACGGGTAATGTCTCCATTCGAGGGCGGATCCTGTCTG GCGTGGTGACCAAAATGAAGATGCAGAGGACCATCGTCATCCGCCGAGACTACCTTCACTACATCCGAAAGTACAACCGCTTTGAGAAGCGCCACAAGAACATGTCCGTGCACCTTTCTCCCTGCTTCAG GGACGTCCAGATCGGCGACATCGTCACGGTGGGCGAGTGCCGGCCCCTGAGCAAGACTGTGCGCTTCAATGTCCTCAAGGTCACCAAGGCTGCCGGCACCAAGAAGCAGTTCCAGAAGTTCTGA